The window GACCAGTTACTTGCCATCAACCCGAATCTATTGGCCCAAATTGGTAATCTTGATAATTTTGAAATCAACGACTATCTTGAACAGCTGGATATGAACCTGCATAAGCAGGCGCGCTTACTACATTCCCGCATCTGCTTGATAGGTCTGGGCGGCTCCAACATCACCCCGTTTGGAACTCCCACTGAGTTCAAGGAGGATCAGCTTTGGGATATGCTGATGCAGGCATACCAACAGGGGACCGACTTCATCCATCTTGCGGCCCCAAAGGGAGAAGCTAAAATCCCCCTGGTACTTGTATCTCACACACCTCCCTATGGAACCTCGGTTGACACCATCCATGGCGGGCACCATGTGGGCTCGACCAGCGTAAGAACTTTTATTGAAAAATATCAACCAGAGCTATGCATAACAGGCCACATCCACGAGGCCAAAGGTGAAGACCGAATCGGCAAAACACACATAATAAACCCCGGCATGCTGCAACAAGGCGGCTGGGTCGATATTCAACTCATCCAATCTACTCTATCTGCGACCTTACAATGACCACACACTTTTCCACAATTATCGTAGGCGGCGGACTCTCCGGACTGACCGTTGCCCATAAACTTCGCCAGCAGGATCCTGAACATAAGCTTTTGGTGCTGGAAAAAAACGGTGCAACCGGCGGCGTCATCCGCACCCATCGAGAAAAAGGTTTCATAACCGAGATAGGCCCCCATGGCTTTCTCGACAACTGCAATGAAAGCAAAGATATCCTGCGCGAAACCGGCCTTGATAAAGAAGCTGTTAAAGCGCCGCTTATTGAATTTGTGCGTTATGTCTACTTACGGGGCAAGCTCCAGTTGATTCCCCAGACGCCCTTGAAAATCAGCATGGCCCCCCTCATTCCCTGGAAAGATAAATTCAGGGCCGTCT of the Desulfosediminicola ganghwensis genome contains:
- a CDS encoding metallophosphoesterase family protein codes for the protein MRIIAFGDVHMSVQICANIPGIREADLLIANGDLTNYGRKADAKIVLDQLLAINPNLLAQIGNLDNFEINDYLEQLDMNLHKQARLLHSRICLIGLGGSNITPFGTPTEFKEDQLWDMLMQAYQQGTDFIHLAAPKGEAKIPLVLVSHTPPYGTSVDTIHGGHHVGSTSVRTFIEKYQPELCITGHIHEAKGEDRIGKTHIINPGMLQQGGWVDIQLIQSTLSATLQ